The Cucurbita pepo subsp. pepo cultivar mu-cu-16 unplaced genomic scaffold, ASM280686v2 Cp4.1_scaffold000495, whole genome shotgun sequence genome includes the window ATTGAATGAGCAGAGATAAGGGGGAGTCCTTGGAGATGGAAGATTGAAGAAAGGTAAAACCTGAAAGCGGCGGTGTAGCCAGTATCGGAAGTCCCTCCCCACCACGTAATTTTGTACATTTACACGTGGCATGATCTTGCTCGTCGAAACATCCATTAGCATGCCACATACTGTGTAATGCGAAGCAGCTGATTTCTTGGCCACTAAGACCACACCACAACTATCTCCTCTTACAATACTCAagattaaattcttaaaataaaataaagaaaaaaaaaagttagtaACAATTTCGTTTCTAAACTTTAgtattcaataaattaaattaaacttttatcaatttaatttctacTGTAAAAAGTCTTATCAAaagtgttaatttttttaaaatttatagaacaTTCCATCAGCATAtaagaaatataattcaaattcattatNAATTTAATTTCTACTGTAAAAAGTCTTATCAAaagtgttaatttttttaaaatttatagaacaTTCCATCAGCATAtaagaaatataattcaaattcattataattttaaaaataacttttaatttaattactaaaattatttatttttattttgatgaatattaaaggacaaattttttttaatgaataattatatCACACGATAATCAGgggaaaataatgaattatgCTGtgtttttaactttatttatattcttgCTATGCAAAATGagcttttaaaatatcattagctttttttttcttttttttttttaattctctatgATCCGTAATGGCGCACTACAAAGAATTCGTTATCAAcgtattaatattatatttataacaaaaatatattaatattcataTCAGTTTTGAGCAGTGCCCAAGTGAGCAAATTGGTCCGTTGctaaaaaacaattcaaaaattttcaaatgtcaACCACGTAGAATCCAAATTTTTAGGCCAACGAAAACTCAAAGTTGATACCATAATAAATCCGCTTAGCATTCGAACATCAAAACTATAAGCTCAGACCTTAAATTTTCACAATTACATCGAACGAGTCCCAGAAGGAAGCTATTCTACAAGTGCCTAAATGAAATGACGTTAGTTCAAGAATGAGCGGTCAAAAGGGTTTTACCTCTAACGTGCGAAGGAAGCCTTCCTCAGTCACTTCATCCGAATGCAATAGTGAAAATGTGCACAATAGGCATCATTATCATCGTCTTCATTCAAACATAGAAGAGCCTGCAAACATTTTGAGTTCAAATATGCAGAACAAACCAAGGCAACATTTATTCACAAACAGACCTTCCAAGTAAAGAAAAGGAGGTATAAACAAGCCAACCGAACTGGAAGAACACGGGCGTTTCAGCCTTTCACCCATCACAATTCTGTGATGTTTCTGTAAAGCTTTACATATCATGCAGAGAACACAGCTACATAATGAAGCTAACCAAAAAGAATGAACGAACGTACAGGAATGATGCCCTTAACGGTATATTGGTATGAAGGTGTGTCTGTCCTCAAAGGTTTACAATATGAAGtggagagaaagagatgaataCAACCGGACCATGAAATTCATAAGACTGATGcagaaaaaattaaacaaaaatatgaatggATAAAGTCCTTAAATAGAACAACTGCTAAAGGAAGTAGAAGTTCATAGAGTAGCACAAGGGTGCCTATAAGCGGGGCATAACAAGGAGGCAAACACAACTCCCTGTGTGTACTCACTCATTCATCCATTTTCAACATATCCCAGAACCACAAGGCTGGGCATTTATCTCGAATAAGAGATACGTTCGAACCGACCCAGCTGTAGGATGAATGAGTGATGACAGTACTTAAATGGATGCCTCCTCCAGCTTTCCACCATGACAAAATGAGATGTACCGACTTCATGTTGCTAATGCAATAGTTAGCAATGCtttcatgatgatgatgcaagAGTTAGTGACAACTGGGAGTGAACAGCTTCTGTTGACTATAAGTGACGACTCGTAAGATGCAATCTTGGACCCCGACTCAACACACCCAAATGCATGCAAGGACTCCAAATATGAATAGAATATGCCAACTAGCAAAATCCTCAAATAGAAATGGCACGGCTGATGGCCAATTTGGCCCATTCAGCAGATTCTTTAATCAAATGGTCATCTGAGGACAAGCATTCACTTAAAAAGTCTTTGCTTGAGACAGATTGCTGAATCAAAGAACCAGCATTGCTTCCCAGCGTGTCTGCTAGGTCTCCAAGGACACCGATGGCAGTTTTCATCACGACCTCGTCCCTACAAAAATAGTCCAGCAATCaacaaacataaacaaaatttcaatccaAATACAGAAACAGAGATCGGAAAAGAACTCACATGTCTTTCCCCATGTATATACTATCCAAAAACTGGAGTATATGAGGAGCGTAAGGGATCAAGAGCTGAGTTTTTGGAGAACTCTTGAAACCTTGGAAGATCCCTGAATATGCCTCCAAAATGCCATTTCTCAAGGAGTTGGTGTACTCAGTCATTTCATCATCAGCACCTGCAGTATGTGCGGACAACTCTGCCGCCCGCTGGAGCATTGGCATGGCATACATCAAGTACTTCTCAAAATTCTCCCCTATGGCAAGTGCTATATCACCGAAGCATGAGAAAATAGGGGGTTTCACAGAGCGATGCAATTGATCACTAGACAAATTCTTAAGCAGCTGAGTCATAATCCCATCACAGTAAGGCAAAATCTTATCTTCCAAAGCCCTGCATACGTCCCCTACAACACCAACGGTGACAGCACAAACTTGGTACTCTTCAAAATTCTGAAGCCccatttcaatatatttatagaACTCAGTCATGTATTTAGCAAAATCTGGGCCTGTTGCATAAGCAAGGGCACCAATGGCCAGCATTGCCTCCTCATGAACCGTAGCATTTCTACAAGCAAAGACCCTAAGGAAAAGACCCATCATATTATCTGCATACTGCATGAACATATACTTGGTTGGCTCTGCTGAACCTAGCTTCTGAATAAGAACTTGTAGACATCCACAAAGCAGACCCTGCAATTCACCTTGTTTCTCCCTTTCATCAGACGAAAGTTTTTGCCCTTCAAGAGTATTGTGCAACTCCATCATGATGACCGGTACAAGTTGCAGCACCATTGAGGCCATCTCATCAGTTGCGCACCTCACAACCTCATTCAATGTTTCATATGCAGCAGTCCTCAAACGTGATTCACCAGCATCTTCTCTGTGAGTAACAGAGAGGAGGGTCTGAACAATTTCTTGGAAATAGGGAGTTAAAGGAGATGATACACCAACATCTTCAAAACCCTGagcaagaaaatagagagCACCACAGGCTTTCTCTGCGACATTTGGAACATCTTTCATGCTCTGGAGCAAAACTGTTATGATCTGTTGACAATTTGCCTGATTAATTATGGGTGTATCCACATTCGAACCATGAAGGAATTCAAATATCCGTCCAAGGGTCCATGCAGTTGTGTCCTTCACGTGGTTATTAGGGTCTTGTGTTAAGGCAGTCAACATAAATGTCAAGGCTACATTAACAATTGGCATTAACTTTTCTGGGGCAGGTCCTTCCAGAATGGAACCAAATGCATAAGTTGCTGCCTCCCTCTGCCTCCAATCAGATTTGGTAATGTTCTCTTCAATGAATGGCATAACAAGTGGGACAATGTCATCTCCAACAGTTCGTGCAACCAGCCCAAGACACGTACCCCCGGCCATGGCAATATTCCAAGCCCCTTCatcttgatcttgatcctcTTCTTGCTTGAGAAGTGTCTCAAGCAACATGGGCACAAGAGCAGGGAGTGCCtgcttaataaaataaaagcacGGAATATCAGAATCTCCAGTAAAATCATCCCCATATTCTTCCAAGATGTCAATCTCCTCGTCACAAATAGAACTCCAGAACTCAATAGCTTGAAGTGCAACAggttcttcatcttctctaACAGCCTTTGCAGTAATGCCAAAAATATCCTGGATGTACCTAGCTAATTTGTCATAGTATGTCGAAGCAATAGATACCAAGCACTCAAAAGCTGCTTGTCTTATCTTCACTTCAGGTGATAGTGTGGCCTCACAAACAACTCTCATGATATAATCACGCTCCATATCATTGCTAAAGTTTGCCTGAGCAAATCCTAAAGCATTATACAAAGATCGAGTGGCAGCAAGTCGGACATCATTGTTCCCTTCTGCCGAGTTCATACCCTGCACAACAGCTGTCAATATCTTGTTCACTTGATCTTGATCTATCACATCCGGAGAAACTTCCTCACACAAATAACCAAGGGTCTCCAAGGTGGCTTGTTTGACATGAGTTGATGGCTGATTGACATTCAACAAAAGTGAACCTATCAACTCAGGCCACTGCTTATGAGGCAACTCAATGCCTGCAATTTTAGCAATAACTTGGGATGCTGTTGACCTAGCATCAGCCACAGGTGAAGAAAGAGTACTCAACAAACATGTCTTTATCTGGGCTTTGGCGTTGCCGTCCAATGCCAACCATCTTTGGACAAGCTCAAACTTCCTATGCTGTTCCTTAGCATCCAAGGCATTCTTAAGTATCAAACCAGCTAATTTACGGCTATCAACAGGCTTCTCTTCATTCGCTAGTTCACCAGAGAGAGATAACAAGAAACTGGAGAGGTTCTGCTCTTGGAATTGCCTCAAACTATCTTCTGCCTGCTTCCTCACAGACGCATCGATTGCCTGAGCATTCAGAAGCACCTGTGTAACTTCCATTGCCATATTTCACCTAAAcacgtgaaaaaaaaaaaaaaaacgccgTTCAATCATTAGTTCTAACAAGTACCCACTCACAAATCACTTTAAACCTCGCAAGCTGATCTAGTCCAGAATCCAGAAGTCTAAAGAAATTCCTAGCCTCGTTAAGAAAACCGTACAAAAAAACAGCATCGAAAACCTCAATAATACAGAGGAACCATCAAAAACCCTAGTCAAACATCAACTGAT containing:
- the LOC111785450 gene encoding importin subunit beta-1 translates to MAMEVTQVLLNAQAIDASVRKQAEDSLRQFQEQNLSSFLLSLSGELANEEKPVDSRKLAGLILKNALDAKEQHRKFELVQRWLALDGNAKAQIKTCLLSTLSSPVADARSTASQVIAKIAGIELPHKQWPELIGSLLLNVNQPSTHVKQATLETLGYLCEEVSPDVIDQDQVNKILTAVVQGMNSAEGNNDVRLAATRSLYNALGFAQANFSNDMERDYIMRVVCEATLSPEVKIRQAAFECLVSIASTYYDKLARYIQDIFGITAKAVREDEEPVALQAIEFWSSICDEEIDILEEYGDDFTGDSDIPCFYFIKQALPALVPMLLETLLKQEEDQDQDEGAWNIAMAGGTCLGLVARTVGDDIVPLVMPFIEENITKSDWRQREAATYAFGSILEGPAPEKLMPIVNVALTFMLTALTQDPNNHVKDTTAWTLGRIFEFLHGSNVDTPIINQANCQQIITVLLQSMKDVPNVAEKACGALYFLAQGFEDVGVSSPLTPYFQEIVQTLLSVTHREDAGESRLRTAAYETLNEVVRCATDEMASMVLQLVPVIMMELHNTLEGQKLSSDEREKQGELQGLLCGCLQVLIQKLGSAEPTKYMFMQYADNMMGLFLRVFACRNATVHEEAMLAIGALAYATGPDFAKYMTEFYKYIEMGLQNFEEYQVCAVTVGVVGDVCRALEDKILPYCDGIMTQLLKNLSSDQLHRSVKPPIFSCFGDIALAIGENFEKYLMYAMPMLQRAAELSAHTAGADDEMTEYTNSLRNGILEAYSGIFQGFKSSPKTQLLIPYAPHILQFLDSIYMGKDMDEVVMKTAIGVLGDLADTLGSNAGSLIQQSVSSKDFLSECLSSDDHLIKESAEWAKLAISRAISI